ATCGTGTCCTTTTGCTAAGGGGGGCCGCCGCGGGGCGCCCCCTCGCCCAACAAGCGAACCGGCGCCGTCCTAATCGCCGACGAGCTCGAGCATGTAGACCTTCGTGAACCATCGATGATTCGGCGACTGTCAGACTTGGCAAGAAAAGGCAGTCCTCCGTACAGCAGATACTTCGCCCTACGGCGCCGACCAGATCAGGGCACCGGAGGCGTCGTACAGGCGAAGCGTGTTGACCGGCCGCGTGATCCAGCCGCCGTCGCCGGGGATGGACACGCACCCCGCCTGGAACATGGCCTCCGAGCCCGGTGAACCCGACAGCGTCAGGGAGGGCCCCCAGAAGCCCGGCCCGTACCATCCCGCGGAAAGGTTCTGGAAACCCGCGGGGTCTGCGATCGAGATGCAGGCCGACATGCTGTCCTCGACGCCCGCATAGAACTGCCTGACGCCTTCGCCGTCGTAGATCGAGAGCGCCGAGACCGAGTCGTCCTCTGCGAGCTGGAGCCTGTACCGGCCCTGCCTGTCGGCGAGGTAGAGCTGGGCGAACCCGGCCTCCGAGATTTCCGCCGTCAGCCTGGCGTTGCCCGACTGGTCGAACATCTCGAGGGAGGGCCTGCCGTTGGTCACAGCCAGTGAGATCCTCACCCTGCCGGCCTTGTCCATCATCAGGAGGCTCGGGCCGTCGGGCCCCGCCCCGAGGACGGCCCAGGTCGTGCCCGAGGAGTCGGTGATGGCGATCCTTCCGGGGTCTCCGCCGTCGTGGGAGCTGACGTGCCTGTAGAAGAGCACGCCGAGGACGGCAACCGATACCAAGCAGAATGCCATGGCCGGCCTGAGCCAGCCCGGCGCCTCGTATTCCTGTGACGTCACTCCGCTCCTCCCGTCAGTGCCGATTCCACGGGCCGGGGACCGAGTCTAGCAGCCTCCGCACCACTGCTCCGACCTCGAAGGACTCGACGGCCCTCCTGCGACCCGCAGCACCCATCCCTTCGAGCAAGCTCCGGTTCGCGCACAGGCCGGCGACGTCGTCCACGAACATCCCGGGGCTCGAGAGGATCCCCGAGACGCCGTGCTCCACGGCATCGGTGACGCCGCCCTCAGCGAGGCCGGCGACTGCGGTGCCGCAGGCGGAAGCCTCGATGAACGTCAGGCCGAAGCCTTCCACGTCGCCGGAGGCCTGATCGGACCGGCAGGGCGAGAGGAAGAGGTCTGCCGAGCGGTAGAGCGATGCGAGCCTCCCGTCGGTGACCTCGCCCTCGAACGAGACCCTGTCGCCCAGGCCGGCGGCCTCCCCGCGGAGGTCCGGTTCGAGGGGGCCGGTTCCGGCGATCCTCAGGCCCGCGTCCATCCCGAGGTCGAGGAGACGCTGCAGGACTGCGATCACGAGGTCGAACCGCTTCCTGCCCACCAGGCGCCCGGCGGAGACCAGCTCGAGGCCGAACCTTCTCGGGAGCTCAGGCCCTTCCGGCGTGAAGAGCGTGGTGTCCACACCGTTTATGCCCACGACCAGGCGCGCCCCGGGGGCGATCTCGCGCACCCTGCCCGCCGTGAAGCTGCTGGCGGCGGCCACAGCCGTCGACCGCTCGAGGATGCGTTTCCTCTGCAGCGAGGCGAAGAAGCCCGGCCGCTCGAAGGCCTCCTTGCCGTGGACGCATGTGACGGACGGGACGGGGCCGGTGTCGACACCCGCGATGTGCCACGTCGAGTGGATCACGAGGTCGGGGAGACCGGACCGGGCCGCCTCCGAGCGTATGGCGCGCGCGAAGTGGAACCTGCCGAACCGGGGGAAGTCCCGGCCCTCGACGGAGACGATGAGTGGACGCCCCATGCCGTCCGCGGAGCGGGCGCGCTTGGCGAAGACGGTGACGTCGATCCCGGACGAGGACATCGCCCGGGCGGTGTTGGAGGCCCACCGCGAGAGCCCGCCCAGCTTGGGGGGGTAGTCCTCCGTGAGGAGCCAGACCCTGCCGTGCAGTTCGGACCCGGACATCATCCGGCCCTCCTCTCTCCCCGCCACGGGACGCTTCGTGCCGTTCATGCGGCGGCTCCAGCGGGGCCTGCGATCGCGCGGGACAGCCGGTCACGCCTCAGGAACAGCAGCCCGGCGAGCGCGAAGAGCCCGGCGGAAACGAGGAACGTGCTCGTAAGGCCGAAGTAGACGAGGACAAGGTTGCCCAGCAGCGGCGCGACGATACCGCGTGCTGCCGTCAGGGTCAGGTGGAGACCCTGGTAGGTGGCGGCCTGCCCGGGCGGGGCGAAGTGCAGGCTGGACATGTTCCAGGAGACGTTGATGCCAGCCATCGCCACGGAATAGACTGCGAAGGCCGCATAGAAGAGAGGGATCCCCGCCGCCCGCACGATCCCGCCCATCGCGATCAGGAACGGGTAGGCGGCGAGCACGAGGCAGATCAGGCCTGTGAACCGGAACGGGTGGATCCTCTCCACGCTGATGCCCATGAAGGGGCTGAGCAGGAGGATGCCGATCTGGGCCAGGACCCCCTTGGCGAAGGCGTACTGCTCGTAGCGGAGGTGGAGGATGTCGCGGGCGAAGAAGGGTATGGCCGGGAGGATCATCATGAAGGCGAAGCCGTAGACCATGAAGCAGGCCTCGAAGACGGCGAACTGCCTGTCCCGCGAGAACACCCTGAAGAGCGAGCGGAGGAGCCCTGCCCCGTCTGAGGGGGATCTCGTGGATATGCCCGAGGCCATGCGGGCCATGATCGCGGAATGCGCCAGGCCGGCCAGGGCCATCGCGACGAACAGCAGCCTGTACGTGCCGAAGTCGGCGTCGAGCAGCCTTCCTGCAAGGAGCGAGGCCGGAAGGCTGAAGAACGTGAACACGCTCACCGCCCAGCCGAACAGGATGCCCCTGCGGCCTTCGGCGTACTTCTCGCGCAGGATGGTGTTGAGCACCGGCACCATCACGCTGTCCGCCGCCGAGAAGCACGCCACGAGCACGAGCAGCACGTTCGCGTCGGACGAGAGGAACATGGCCGCCACCGGCAGGCGCAGCAGGCCTGCGGCGAGCACGGCCTTCGAGTAGCACCCGCGCCTCTCGATGAACGAGTTGATGAACACCGAGAGGAAGTTGCTCGCCGGCCAGACCATCACGAGGAGCGTGATCTGCCAGGCGGAGGCGTGGAGCCCGTTGGCGGCTATGTACTCGCTGTTGAGCGTGACGGCGGAGACTGCGGCGGCCGCCAGGGATGCGAGGAGGTGGAGCCTGAAGGTCCTCCCCTCGACAGCCCCCAGCCCCCGCAGCACGCGCCGGGGCGAGACCGCCCCGACGGCCCTCGCCACCCTGTTCACAGACCGTCCGCTATCTCGACGGGATGCATCCCTTCCGCTCCAGCAGGGAGGCTATCGTGCGCGCACACGAGGATGCGTCCTCCGCGACCGTGTCGAGCCTGAGCTCGGGAGACACCGGGGGCTCGTAGGGGGCGGAGATGCCGGTGAACTGAGGTATCTCGCCGGCCCTGGCCTTCCGGTAGAGGCCCTTCGGGTCGCGGGTCTCGGCCACTTCGAGAGGGGTGTCGACGAAGACTTCGACGAAGTCGCCGTCGGCCTGGATCGACCGCGCCGAGTCCCTGTCGGCCCGGTACGGGCTGATGAAGGCCACTATGTTCACTACGCCCGAAACCGTAAGCAGTTTCGCGACTTCGGCTATGCGCCTGATGTTCTCGGTGCGGTCCGCGGGCGAGAAGCCGAGGTCGCTGTTCAGGCCGTGCCTGATGTTGTCGCCGTCCAGGACGACCGAGAAGACTCCGCGGGAGTCGAGCTCCCTGGCCAGCATGTCCGCTATCGTCGACTTGCCCGAAGACGGCAGGCCGGTCATCCACACGGTCACTCCCCTGCTGCCCAGCAGCCTCTCGCGCTCCGCCCGCCCTATCGCATGGTCGTGCCAGACTATGTCCCTGTCCGCGGCGCTCATCCGGTTCCTCCATAATCCTGAGACATGCAGCGCCCGCCGTGCCGGCGGACCCGGGAACATACCCAACCCCGGACCCGGGGACACGGGCCCGGAACACGGGCGGCGGGTTTGGTAGTATTGTCGGCCATGCTGGGAGGCCGGCCCCGGGGCCGGACAGGTGGCGGCCGGATCGACGGGAGCTCCTCATGGACAGGAACGGGATAAGGGAAGCGCTGGGCAACTGCCTGACCGACACGTCCGAACTCGGCATCGGCAGGCTCAGGAAGGGCAAGGTCAGGGACTCGTACGATCTGGGCGACAGGCTGCTCCTCATAACGACCGACAGGCAGAGCGCCTTCGACAGGATCCTCGCGGCCGTGCCCTTCAAGGGGCAGGTGCTGAACCAGGTATCGTCGTGGTGGTTCGAGAGGACGAAGGATCTCATCCCCAACCACCTGCTCTCCATGCCCGACCCGGCGGCCACGATCGCGAAGAAGTGCAGCGTGTTCCCGGTCGAGTTCGTTGTGCGCGGCTACCTGACGGGCTCCACGAGCACCTCGGCCTGGACGGTGTACGACGGAGGAGCGAGGGAGATCTGCGGAAACAGGCTCCCCGACGGGATGTACAAGAACCAGGCCTTCCCCCGACCCATCATCACGCCCACCACCAAGGGCGACGAGCACGACGAGCCGGTCACCCCCGCGCAGATCGTATCACGGGGTCTGATGACCCGCGGCCAGTGGGACGAGGCTTCCGACATAGCCCTCGAGGTGTTCAGGAGGGGCCGCGAACTGGCCGCCGAACACGGCCTGATACTGGTCGACACCAAGTACGAGATGGGCACGGATGCAGACGGCAGGCTCACTCTCGTCGACGAGGTCCACACCCCCGACTCCTCCCGCTACTGGCTCGCCGGGAGCTACGAGGAGCGCTTCCTGAGGAACCAGGAGCCCGAGAACATCGACAAGGAGTTCCTGAGGCTGTGGTTCGTGCAGAACTGCGACCCCTACGGCGAGGCCCCCCTGCCCGCGGCTCCCGAGGAACTCGTCATCGAGCTCTCGTCCCGGTACATCCGCCTCTACGAGACGATCACGGGAACGCCCTTCGACCCGCCCCCCGACGAACCGTCGATCAAGAGGCTCCGGCGCAACCTCGAGGCGGCAGGCATCGGGATGGAGGAGGACAAGCTCAGTTTCCTGGACGAACCGGCGGGCAGGCTGTAGCCTCCCGTACAAGCCGCGGCGGGTGCCGCGGATCATGCCAACAGACCGGAGGTCGCGATGAGATCAGCCCTTCTGCTAAGTGTTGCCGTGATGTCCCTCCCTGCCGCCGCCGGGGTGCTCCCCTTCTCGGTCACGGCCGACGCCACATGGAACAGCAAGTACGTATGGAGAGGGCTCCCCTGCGACGAGGAGAGCGTTCTCCAGCCGTCCCTGTTCATGTCCCTCACCGGCTTCACGGCGGGCATCTGGGGCAACATGGAGCTCACCGACGTCAACGAGCTGACCGAGGAAGACGACAGGACGGGTGTCTTCACCGAGATCGACTACTATCTCGGGTACGAGCTCGACCTTCTGCTGGCAGGCCTGAGCGCGGGCCTGGGATACTACGACTACCCCAACACCGAGGTCGAGTCGTCAGCGGAGATCTACGTCTCCGGGTACGCCAAGGTGCCCTTCTCGCCGTCGATCACGATCTACCAGGGCATCAAGGAGGCCGAGGGGATGTACGTCTCCCTCTCGGGTTCCCAGCCGCTGGGGACTGTCTCGATGGCTCCCA
This DNA window, taken from Candidatus Fermentibacter sp., encodes the following:
- a CDS encoding glycosyltransferase family 4 protein; the protein is MNGTKRPVAGREEGRMMSGSELHGRVWLLTEDYPPKLGGLSRWASNTARAMSSSGIDVTVFAKRARSADGMGRPLIVSVEGRDFPRFGRFHFARAIRSEAARSGLPDLVIHSTWHIAGVDTGPVPSVTCVHGKEAFERPGFFASLQRKRILERSTAVAAASSFTAGRVREIAPGARLVVGINGVDTTLFTPEGPELPRRFGLELVSAGRLVGRKRFDLVIAVLQRLLDLGMDAGLRIAGTGPLEPDLRGEAAGLGDRVSFEGEVTDGRLASLYRSADLFLSPCRSDQASGDVEGFGLTFIEASACGTAVAGLAEGGVTDAVEHGVSGILSSPGMFVDDVAGLCANRSLLEGMGAAGRRRAVESFEVGAVVRRLLDSVPGPWNRH
- a CDS encoding MFS transporter, with protein sequence MNRVARAVGAVSPRRVLRGLGAVEGRTFRLHLLASLAAAAVSAVTLNSEYIAANGLHASAWQITLLVMVWPASNFLSVFINSFIERRGCYSKAVLAAGLLRLPVAAMFLSSDANVLLVLVACFSAADSVMVPVLNTILREKYAEGRRGILFGWAVSVFTFFSLPASLLAGRLLDADFGTYRLLFVAMALAGLAHSAIMARMASGISTRSPSDGAGLLRSLFRVFSRDRQFAVFEACFMVYGFAFMMILPAIPFFARDILHLRYEQYAFAKGVLAQIGILLLSPFMGISVERIHPFRFTGLICLVLAAYPFLIAMGGIVRAAGIPLFYAAFAVYSVAMAGINVSWNMSSLHFAPPGQAATYQGLHLTLTAARGIVAPLLGNLVLVYFGLTSTFLVSAGLFALAGLLFLRRDRLSRAIAGPAGAAA
- the cysC gene encoding adenylyl-sulfate kinase, translated to MSAADRDIVWHDHAIGRAERERLLGSRGVTVWMTGLPSSGKSTIADMLARELDSRGVFSVVLDGDNIRHGLNSDLGFSPADRTENIRRIAEVAKLLTVSGVVNIVAFISPYRADRDSARSIQADGDFVEVFVDTPLEVAETRDPKGLYRKARAGEIPQFTGISAPYEPPVSPELRLDTVAEDASSCARTIASLLERKGCIPSR
- a CDS encoding phosphoribosylaminoimidazolesuccinocarboxamide synthase codes for the protein MDRNGIREALGNCLTDTSELGIGRLRKGKVRDSYDLGDRLLLITTDRQSAFDRILAAVPFKGQVLNQVSSWWFERTKDLIPNHLLSMPDPAATIAKKCSVFPVEFVVRGYLTGSTSTSAWTVYDGGAREICGNRLPDGMYKNQAFPRPIITPTTKGDEHDEPVTPAQIVSRGLMTRGQWDEASDIALEVFRRGRELAAEHGLILVDTKYEMGTDADGRLTLVDEVHTPDSSRYWLAGSYEERFLRNQEPENIDKEFLRLWFVQNCDPYGEAPLPAAPEELVIELSSRYIRLYETITGTPFDPPPDEPSIKRLRRNLEAAGIGMEEDKLSFLDEPAGRL